A genomic region of Colletotrichum destructivum chromosome 1, complete sequence contains the following coding sequences:
- a CDS encoding Putative chloride channel, voltage gated, chloride channel, core, CBS domain superfamily: MANRPDDDGPSGPPSPMSARRPRFDSSRRGSVGEPDERSPLLLGPRARIRRHQSGPESPKYLTPGLSRNHSTTGSVGSLHHSRNPSFGQRLSYAFSDYPDPMSESKRSIQPNERVWYDQFTSTDWVHDNIVDAHRVKALKMRKDFRGRIYAIFDASQGWILSAVCGFVVALVAYVVNLSEATVFDYKYGYCARGWYISERNCCPKQGPCQDWRTWSEVLRFWPFGDVGTEFTIYLTGCIVLAGVACAMTLTTKTVVPSAYRMTTFDENLAAELTPFADDPASDESPTPPEVVEAVEAAVPPPMVYYSAAGSGVAEVRVILSGFVLHGFLGVKTLLIKSAALILSVASGLSLGKEGPYVHIATCIGNIACRLFSKYDKNDAKRREVLSAAAAAGVAVAFGAPLGGVLFGLEEVSYFFPAKTLFRTFFCCIVAALSLKFLNPYGTHKIVMFQVKYVADWHYFEIVFYIVLGVLGGAAGALFIKASKHWAKSFRRIGVIKTYPMVEVLLVAIVTGIMSYWNVHTKQPVAKLMLNLAAPCHDGSGREDYGLCPTVVDDIPPVLLSLFTAFLIKGFLTIITFGIKVPAGIYVPSMVVGGLMGRLVGHVVQYMVLLYPEFGLWGACASKEAGSCIQPGVYGLIAAGSTMCGVTRLSVTLAVILFELTGSLDYVLPFSLSILVAKWTADAIEPNSIYDLLTNMNSYPFLDNKHKPIFTSDLADIVPRVRRERTIDISASPAVSAVSLRTKLQTLHRAGEIDGGLPIIRDGILVGLIPAPDLEFALDNLDDEASSMCLMAHVTSIEDSDDEEEVDKTDFTPYIDPAPVALDIRSPMDLVYECFVKLGLRFVCVLKNGRYAGMVHKKSFVRYMRELGEKEGH; encoded by the exons ATGGCCAACCGaccagacgacgacgggcctTCGGGGCCACCCTCGCCCATGAGCGCGAGACGACCACGATTCGATTCGTCTCGAAGAGGCTCCGTTGGTGAACCAGATGAGCGCTCGCCTTTGCTCTTGGGTCCTCGGGCAAGGATACGCCGTCACCAATCCGGCCCAGAGAGCCCCAAGTATCTCACACCGGGCCTGTCGAGAAACCATAGCACCACTG GAAGCGTCGGAAGCTTACACCACAGCCGCAATCCGTCCTTTGGCCAACGTCTGTCCTATGCTTTCTCTGACTACCCCGATCCGATGAGCGAGTCGAAGAGATCCATTCAGCCAAACGAGCGTGTGTGGTATGATCAGTTCACGTCGACCGACTGGGTTCATGACAACATTGTTGATGCCCACCGAGTAAAGGCGCTCAAGATGCGGAAGGACTTCCGGGGGAGGATATATGCCATCTTTGATGCCTCCCAAGGTTGGATTCTGAGTGCCGTGTGTGGCTTCGTTGTCGCCCTCGTTGCCTACGTCGTCAACTTGTCCGAGGCCACCGTCTTCGACTATAAGTACGGCTACTGTGCGCGTGGCTGGTACATCAGTGAGAGA AATTGTTGTCCCAAGCAAGGACCCTGCCAAGATTGGCGGACCTGGTCCGAGGTCTTGCGGTTCTGGCCCTTTGGTGATGTCGGCACTGAGTTTACCATCTACCTGACGGGATGCATCGTCTTGGCGGGTGTCGCCTGTGCCATGACATTGACCACCAAGACCGTGGTGCCCTCAGCATATCGAATGACGACCTTCGACGAGAATCTTGCGGCGGAACTCACGCCTTTCGCGGATGATCCTGCTAGTGACGAAAGCCCGACCCCCCCAGAAGTTGTCGAGGCGGTTGAGGCTGCTGTGCCGCCCCCGATGGTTTACTACTCTGCTGCTGGAAGTGGTGTAGCCGAAGTCCGTGTCATCCTCAGCGGTTTTGTCTTACATGGTTTTCTAGGTGTGAAGACACTGCTTATCAAGTCTGCTGCACTCATTCTGAGTGTGGCGTCTGGCCTCAGTCTGGGCAAGGAGGGTCCCTACGTCCACATCGCTACCTGCATAGGCAATATTGCGTGTCGGCTCTTCTCCAAATACGACAAGAACGACGCAAAGAGGCGCGAAGTCTTgtccgctgccgctgccgcaggAGTTGCCGTCGCCTTTGGTGCCCCCCTAGGGGGAGTTCTCTTCGGCCTTGAGGAGGTCTCCTACTTCTTTCCAGCAAAGACGCTCTTCCGGACCTTTTTCTGCTGCATCGTAGCTGCGCTGTCGCTCAAGTTCCTCAACCCCTATGGCACCCACAAGATTGTCATGTTCCAGGTCAAGTACGTCGCCGACTGGCACTACTTCGAAATCGTGTTCTACATTGTGCTTGGCGTACTGGGCGGCGCTGCAGGTGCGCTTTTCATTAAAGCTTCTAAACACTGGGCCAAGTCGTTTCGTAGGATTGGCGTCATCAAGACGTACCCGATGGTCGAGGTCTTGTTggtcgccatcgtcaccggCATCATGAGTTACTGGAACGTCCACACCAAACAGCCCGTGGCGAAGCTCATGCTCAATCTGGCGGCTCCCTGTCACGACGGATCCGGGCGAGAGGACTATGGCCTGTGCCCGACCGTTGTGGATGACATCCCTCCCGTTCTTCTCAGCCTCTTCACCGCGTTCCTGATCAAAGGCTTTTTGACCATCATCACGTTTGGCATT AAAGTACCTGCAGGCATCTATGTGCCGTCCATGGTGGTCGGTGGCCTCATGGGCAGGCTGGTTGGCCATGTCGTTCAATACATGGTCTTATTGTATCCCGAGTTTGGGCTGTGGGGTGCTTGTGCCTCCAAAGAGGCGGGATCATGCATTCAGCCTGGAGTCTATGGTTTAATCGCCGCCGGCTCAACGATGTGCGGCGTGACACGGCTTTCGGTAACCCTCGCGGTCATTCTCTTTGAGCTCACCGGCAGCCTGGATTACGTGctgcccttctccctctcgatTCTGGTGGCAAAATGGACCGCAGACGCCATTGAACCAAACAGCATCTAT GATCTGTTGACCAACATGAACTCGTACCCGTTCCTCGACAACAAGCATAAGCCCATCTTCACTTCAGATCTCGCTGACATTGTTCCCCGCGTACGTCGAGAGAGGACCATCGACATCAGCGCCTCTCCCGCCGTGTCGGCCGTTAGCCTTCGTACCAAGCTCCAAACACTACACAGGGCCGGAGAGATCGACGGGGGTCTGCCAATCATTCGAGACGGAATTCTCGTTGGTTTAATCCCAGCTCCCGATCTGGAATTCGCCTTGGACAATTTGGATGATGAAGCCTCGAGCATGTGTTTGATGGCTCACGTCACGAGCATCGAAGATtccgatgatgaggaggaggtaGACAAGACTGACTTTACCCCGTATATCGATCCG GCTCCTGTGGCACTTGACATACGGTCACCCATGGACCTTGTTTATGAATGCTTTGTCAAACTCGGCCTTCGCTTTGTGTGCGTCCTGAAAAACGGGCGATATGCCGGAATG GTACATAAGAAGAGCTTCGTGAGGTACATGCGAGAGCTCGGGGAGAAAGAAGGCCACTGA
- a CDS encoding Putative aminotransferase class-III, pyridoxal phosphate-dependent transferase, major — MVFTRASATLARPVIRAARSSAAALPRRTLCASAPRMAASASLFPGEPSGPSLKTDIPGPASKKHTEDLHKVFDTRSLNMLTDYKKSKGNYIVDADGNVLLDVYAQIASIPLGYNNPALAKVAQTPEMVNAIINRPALGNFPPEDWAEVLRSGILKVAPKGLDQVFTAMAGSDANETAYKAAFMWRRQQERGGYDVDFTPEETSSAMDNKSPGASDLSILSFRTGFHGRLFGSLSTTRSKPIHKLDIPAFDWPQATFPLLKYPLEEHVEENAAAEQAALNEVEHLIKTYHVPPAAVIVEPIQSEGGDNHASPAFFRGLREVTKRHNVLLIVDEVQTGVGATGKFWAHEHWDLPTPPDMVTFSKKAQTAGYYFGNPELRPNKPYRQFNTWMGDPARAILFRAIVDEVERLGLVENTARVGDYLFAKLEGLAARYPGQFANLRGKGQGTFIAFDNPRRDEFLKKAKGLGINIGGSGESAVRLRPMLIFQEHHADILVEALEKIVKSW, encoded by the exons ATGGTCTTCACCAGAGCCTCCGCTACCTTGGCCCGCCCGGTCATCCGGGCGGCTAGGTCTTCGGCCGCGGCCTTGCCGCGCCGGACACTCTGCGCCTCCGCCCCGCGCATGGCCGCCTCCGCGAGCCTCTTCCCCGGCGAGCCCTCCGGCCCGTCTCTCAAGACTGATATCCCGGGCCCGGCGTCCAAGAAGCACACCGAGGACCTGCACAAGGTCTTTGACACGCGGAGCTTGAACATGCTCACCGACTACAAGAAGAGCAAGGGCAACTATATTGTGGACGCCGACGGGAACGTGCTGCTTGACGT TTATGCCCAGATCGCCTCCATTCCCCTAGGCTACAACAACCCGGCCCTCGCTAAGGTGGCCCAGACGCCTGAGATGGtcaacgccatcatcaaccgcCCCGCGCTCGGCAACTTCCCGCCCGAGGACTGGGCCGAGGTCCTCCGCTCCGGAATCCTCAAGGTGGCCCCCAAGGGGCTTGACCAGGTCTTCACGGCCATGGCCGGCTCCGACGCCAATGAGACGGCATACAAGGCCGCCTTCATGTGGCGCCGTCAACAAGAGCGCGGCGGCTACGACGTCGACTTCACGCCTGAGGAGACTTCGTCCGCCATGGACAACAAGTCCCCCGGCGCCTCCGAcctctccatcctctccTTCCGCACCGGCTTCCACGGCCGCCTGTTCGGCTCCCTGTCGACCACCCGCTCCAAGCCCATTCACAAGCTCGATATCCCCGCCTTTGACTGGCCCCAGGCCACCTTTCCGCTCCTCAAGTACCCCCTCGAGGAGCACGTCGAGgagaacgccgccgccgagcaggccgcgctcaacgaggtcgagcaCCTCATCAAGACCTACCACGttccgcccgccgccgtcatcgtcgagccTATCCAgtccgagggcggcgacaaccacgcctcgcccgccttctTCCGCGGCCTGCGCGAGGTCACCAAGCGTCACAacgtcctcctcatcgtcgacgaggtccagaccggcgtcggcgccaccGGCAAGTTCTGGGCCCACGAGCACTGGGACCTCCCTACACCGCCCGACATGGTCACATTCTCCAAGAAGGCACAGACCGCCGGCTACTACTTCGGCAACCCGGAGCTGCGGCCCAACAAGCCCTACCGCCAGTTCAACACCTGGATGGGCGACCCGGCCCGCGCCATCCTCTTTCGTGCCATCGTCGATGAGGTCGagcgccttggcctcgtcgagaacaCGGCCCGCGTCGGTGACTACCTCttcgccaagctcgagggCCTGGCCGCCCGCTACCCGGGCCAGTTCGCCAACTTGCGCGGCAAGGGCCAGGGCACCTTCATCGCCTTCGACAACCCGCGCCGCGACGAGTTCctgaagaaggccaagggcctcggcatcaacaTTGGCGGCTCCGGCGAGAGCGCCGTCCGCCTGCGGCCCATGCTCATCTTCCAAGAGCACCACGCCGATATCCTGGtggaggccctcgagaagaTCGTCAAGTCTTGGTAA